The nucleotide sequence ATGAGAATATTTCGTGGACGTTAACAAACATAATGACAGATGAAACAGATTTTTATTTTGAAACTCTCGATTCATCACGAACAAAATATTTATTAGATGGCAAATGGATTGATTTAAATATTATTCAGGACACAATTGAAACAAGAGATGGAATCAGAGAACCGATTGAAATAAAATACACTCATCGAGGACCGATAATCTCGAACATTCATCCTTACACTTTTGTTTTTAACAAGGATGAATCAACATATCCACCAATTAGTATGCGATGGCTTGGTAATGAATTCAGCGATGAGATGGATGCTTTTCTGAAAATAAATAAAGCCAAAAACTGGAACGAGTTCAAATCAGCAGTTGAAAAGTTTAATACTCCCGGACAAAATTTTGTTTATGCTGATCGTGAAGGAAATATCGGATATATTTTTGGTGGTGCACTTCCTATCCGACCAAATAATGCAACTACTTTTGTGTTTGATGGTTCAACAGCTAAAAATGATTGGAAAGGATTTGTCCCGAGAAATGAACTTCCATATTTGTTCAATCCAACTCAGAACCTGCCTGCCGGACAGGCAGGTTTTATTGCAACTGCAAATAATAAAGTGATGAAAGATTTCAAGTATCACATCACAAATCTCTGGGAACCTTCTTCAAGAATTGAAAGAATAACGGAACTTCTACAATCAAAACAAAAACACTCGGTGGAAGATTATATGAAATATCAGGAAGATATTTTATCTCCGTACGCAAAGCAGATTGTTCCTTATATACTTTTTGCTTTTCAGGATGTTGAAGTGAAGGATAAAAATTTATCACGAGCACTTCAGTTATTGGAAGAATGGAATTATGAAATGGATAAATATCAGCAGGCACCGGCTATCTTTTTAACTTTTTTTGACAAGCTGATGAAAAATATTTATATGGATGAAATGGGGGAAGATCTTTTTAACCAGTATGTTTTTCTTGCGAATGTTCCTTACAGAAATATTCCTGAACTTTTGCAGAATCCTTTTTCTGATTGGTTTAATGATGTGAAAAAGAATGAAAGAAAAACAAGAGATGATGTTATCAGAGAAAGTATGAATGATGCACTCGATGAACTTGAAAATAAACTTGGTAAAGAGGTAAAATTCTGGCAGTGGGGGAACCTGCACACAGTTACTTTCAAGCACGCATTTGCCGGTGTTTCGTGGATACTTGATGAAGTAATAAATATTGGTCCTTATGAAATTAGCGGAGATGGAACAACTATCTTCAACACAGAATATTCTTTCTCTGAAAGCATTGAGAAGTATCCTTTGTTTCGTCACGAACCTTTTGATTGCGAGCTTGGTCCTTCGATGAGATTCATTTATGATTTTGCCAAGCCTGATGAGTTTTATTTGATTCTTACCACAGGACAGTCAGGAAATATTTTCAGTGATCATTATAAAGATCAGACAGAACTTTTTCTTAATGGTAAGTATATGAAGATAAGAACTGATGAAAAATCAATAACTAATCAAGGAAATAGTTTGCTAAGATTGCTGCCGAAATAGATCAAAGCGGAACCGGTGCGACCGTGACGGCCCAGCCATAGAATTAATATTAACCCTTTCATTACAAACTCCAATTATTAATTTAATTTTAATATTGTACTATGTATAAGTTTATTTAGATAGCTTAATTCAAAGCCCGTTAATTCTTCTGACTCAAATCTTTTCTCAATTCCAACACCTACACCAGGTGTATCGAAACATTCTAATCTTTCAACATCATCTAATAATGTATGAGTTTTGTATAAAGCTTCAGCTTCTGTCATTATTTTATCAGAAGATTTTAGTCTATAATTTTCAAGAGATGCGCTTCGGATTATCTTGGAGAAATATTCATTGTATATATCAGTGCGGTTAAAGATTTCAATATGTAATAATTTATTTTTTACAAATACAGTAATTCCGTTTACGTCATTTTCGACTTTGAAACTCTTTAGAATTTTATCAAATTCCTCAAACTTTCTTTCATATATTACATTGTAATCGGAAGTGCAAGAATCTTCTTCGGCACTCATGCAGTATAGATGAACTTCCTCCCAAACTTCGCCCTGATCGGCACTGAATGATTTATTTCTCTTTAAGTTCTCACTGACGCTTTTAGCCTTTTTGGCTCTCAAGATACTTGTTCCAATATCTGGTGATTTATCAAATACTGGTTTAGAATAATTCCATCTCCCTTGTTCCACACAACTGACTGGTAAAATTATCTTTGAATTAGGTGCTAAAAACACTGAAGTATTCAATACTCGATTTTGCTTTGCACCAGTGAGAATATCACCATCCATAAAGAATACAAAATTGTCAGAGTTGTTTTCCAAAAAAATCTTATTGACACTTGCTTGTTCACTAACTTCTTTGAGAATAATATAATTTTCTTCCAATGCTTTAGGTCCGGAGATATGCTCAAGAGTGTTTTTCTCGCTAGTTGAAAATTGCACAATAGAAATATTACTGTTAGTTTGAAATGTGATTGGCCTTATTTGCATTTTCTAATCTTTCTTAATTAAGTTTAATAAACATTGTATAATCGAGAAGATCATCCGCTTCTTTTTTTATTCTTTTTGCTTTATTGGTAATCATCTTTATTTGCTTAGAAATTTTTTCTTTTTTTAGTGAGTTTGTCTTCAGCTTTAAGA is from Ignavibacteriota bacterium and encodes:
- a CDS encoding penicillin acylase family protein; amino-acid sequence: MRTWLKVTIGIIVSLIIIFIVGGYILYNSLLESLPIYQGELKAPSLKSEVKIYFDSLAVPYIVANTDEDVSFTLGYLHASERIFSMDMMRRAGEGRLSEIFGVETLPFDKMFRTVGLGRTAKMIKEKMNPEGLKLLEAYSRGVNFYIEEKKNDYPVEFDVLGYQPEEWKPEHSIIVIRMMAWELNLGWWTDLTFTELVQKLGEEKVKEILPGYPENAPTIIPSDIKKFSQINSNFIETDKAFRKFIGMTGTHLGSNNWVVNSQMSASGKPIIANDPHLAYRAPGIWYAAVIKSPNLPDGKAGWNAAGVTLPGVPGIVIGKNENISWTLTNIMTDETDFYFETLDSSRTKYLLDGKWIDLNIIQDTIETRDGIREPIEIKYTHRGPIISNIHPYTFVFNKDESTYPPISMRWLGNEFSDEMDAFLKINKAKNWNEFKSAVEKFNTPGQNFVYADREGNIGYIFGGALPIRPNNATTFVFDGSTAKNDWKGFVPRNELPYLFNPTQNLPAGQAGFIATANNKVMKDFKYHITNLWEPSSRIERITELLQSKQKHSVEDYMKYQEDILSPYAKQIVPYILFAFQDVEVKDKNLSRALQLLEEWNYEMDKYQQAPAIFLTFFDKLMKNIYMDEMGEDLFNQYVFLANVPYRNIPELLQNPFSDWFNDVKKNERKTRDDVIRESMNDALDELENKLGKEVKFWQWGNLHTVTFKHAFAGVSWILDEVINIGPYEISGDGTTIFNTEYSFSESIEKYPLFRHEPFDCELGPSMRFIYDFAKPDEFYLILTTGQSGNIFSDHYKDQTELFLNGKYMKIRTDEKSITNQGNSLLRLLPK